The following coding sequences are from one Tissierella sp. window:
- a CDS encoding SigB/SigF/SigG family RNA polymerase sigma factor, translated as MTTRSLAVSEKEKAQNNIDTKELFRSYKENRDKKTRDILIEKHIYIAEILSKKYANRGIEYDDIYQVACIGLIYAIDRYDIDKGYEFSSFATPTIIGEIKKYFRDKGWTIRVPRRIQELSKKINNAKVHLAQQLQKSPTVEDIATYLNCSEEEILEAMEASKVYTPQSLDVTYDSNNEDKDVNLSDLIGEEDKYFIKIENNDFLTKTMEKLNDIEKKILIERYFNKKTQVSIAKTLNISQMTVSRIEKKVLDKLRKEVEKNMI; from the coding sequence ATGACTACAAGAAGTTTAGCCGTAAGTGAAAAAGAAAAGGCCCAAAACAATATAGATACTAAAGAACTTTTTAGGAGTTATAAAGAAAATAGGGATAAAAAAACTCGAGATATTTTGATAGAAAAACATATATATATAGCTGAAATTTTATCTAAGAAATATGCCAATAGGGGTATAGAATATGATGATATATACCAAGTGGCCTGCATTGGGCTTATATATGCAATAGATAGATATGATATAGATAAAGGCTATGAGTTTTCTAGTTTTGCTACTCCTACTATTATAGGAGAAATAAAAAAGTATTTTAGGGATAAAGGTTGGACCATAAGAGTACCTAGAAGAATTCAGGAACTATCTAAGAAGATAAACAATGCAAAAGTACATTTAGCTCAACAATTACAAAAATCTCCTACAGTTGAAGATATTGCAACTTATCTAAATTGCTCAGAGGAAGAAATATTAGAAGCAATGGAAGCAAGTAAAGTATATACCCCTCAATCCTTAGATGTGACCTATGATTCGAATAATGAAGATAAAGATGTAAATTTGTCGGATTTAATTGGAGAGGAAGATAAATACTTTATAAAAATCGAAAATAATGATTTTCTAACAAAGACTATGGAAAAGTTAAATGATATAGAAAAGAAGATATTGATTGAGAGATACTTTAACAAAAAGACTCAGGTATCAATAGCAAAAACCCTAAATATATCTCAAATGACAGTTTCAAGAATAGAAAAAAAAGTTTTAGATAAACTAAGAAAAGAAGTAGAAAAAAATATGATATAG
- a CDS encoding STAS domain-containing protein: MSLNIEMRFDENENRWIFLPEGELDIYTSPKFKEEVLKSLDIKQTDILIDGEKLTYVDSTGLGALISILKKLKDNDYKIYLSNIKPNIRKIFSITELDKLFIIRGELNE; encoded by the coding sequence ATGTCTTTAAATATTGAAATGAGATTTGATGAAAATGAAAACAGGTGGATATTTTTACCGGAAGGGGAACTAGATATATATACTTCTCCAAAGTTTAAAGAAGAGGTATTAAAGAGTTTAGATATTAAACAGACTGATATTTTAATAGATGGAGAGAAATTGACTTATGTAGATAGTACAGGACTGGGAGCATTAATATCCATATTAAAAAAACTTAAAGATAATGATTATAAAATTTATTTATCAAATATTAAACCAAATATTCGAAAAATATTTAGTATAACTGAACTAGACAAGCTATTCATTATTAGAGGTGAACTAAATGAATAA
- a CDS encoding ATP-binding protein, with amino-acid sequence MNKDIIHLTIPKKPDYISLVRLTTSGIAYSIGLNVEDIEDIKVAIGEACVNSFMKNNKDEISLMFEVDKEKLCIKVTDVTELIDEELVEGKERELGLLIIKSLMDEVRFNENGIEMIKYIEDDSQ; translated from the coding sequence ATGAATAAAGATATAATACACCTTACTATACCAAAAAAGCCAGATTATATAAGTTTAGTTAGACTCACTACATCTGGAATAGCATATAGTATAGGTTTAAATGTGGAAGACATAGAGGATATTAAGGTGGCCATAGGTGAAGCCTGTGTAAATTCCTTTATGAAAAATAATAAAGATGAAATATCATTAATGTTTGAAGTAGATAAAGAAAAGCTATGTATAAAAGTAACAGATGTAACAGAATTAATAGATGAAGAATTAGTTGAAGGAAAAGAAAGAGAATTAGGTTTATTGATTATTAAGTCATTGATGGATGAAGTTAGATTTAATGAAAATGGAATAGAAATGATAAAATATATAGAGGATGATAGTCAATGA